In Sphaerospermopsis torques-reginae ITEP-024, the genomic window CCGATGACGACGCTGTTTTGATTCTCTACGAGTAAGTTTCATGTTTACTTCTTACCTTTACCACCAGTCTTACCAGCTTTGCGTCTGACCACTTCACCGGCGTAGCGGATACCTTTACCTTTGTATGGTTCAGGTGGACGTACAGCGCGAATTTTCGCTGCTGTGTTGCCTACCACTTCTTTGTCATAGCCACTGACGATGACGTTGGTGTTATTTTCTACAGCAAACTGAACTCCGTCTGGTGGTTCAATTTGTACTTGATGGCTATAACCGATATTCAAAACTAGGTTACGGCCTTGAACTTGGGCGCGATAACCGACCCCTTGAATTTCCAAGCGCCGTTGAAAACCTTGGGATACGCCTTCAACCATGTTGGCAACTAAAGTTCGGCTTAAACCGTGCATTTGTCTAGAGGTACGGGTTTCATCCCGACGTGTCACCAACAATGTTTCCCCTTCTTGGGAAACAATGACATTGGCAGGTAGGTCACGGGAAAGTTCTCCCTTGGGACCTTTCACCACTACCTTTGTGCCATCAATCGCCACTTGTACTTTGGCGGGAACAGTAATTGGACGTTTACCAATACGAGACATGATTTAATTTTGTCCTTTGTCAGTTATGAGTTGTGAGTACGAGAATGAGTTGTGGTTAATAACCCTGAAAAAATTCTGAACTCCTGAACTCCTAAACTCCTGATAGCGAAGCGTGGCGTTAGCCATACTCCTGCTCTTAGTTTTTACCAAACGTAGCAAAGCACTTCACCACCCAAGTTCTGACGACGCGCTTCACGGTCAGTCATAATCCCACTGGATGTAGAAATAATGGCAATACCGATGCCACCTAGCACTCTTGGTAAGTCTTTTCTGTTGGAGTAAACTCGCAAACCAGGTTTACTTACACGCTTCAGTGCTGTAATTAAGGGTTGGCGATTTTTACCTTTGTATTTCAGGGAAATTACTAAGTTACGCTTGACCCCTTCTCCGGCTTCTGAAACTTCAGAAATAAAGCCTTCTTGTTGTAGTACCTTGGCAATACTACGAGTCATTTTTGTCGCTGGCACTTGTGTTGTTTGATGCCTTGCCAGGTTAGCATTGCGGATGCGCGTCAGCATATCTGCAATTGTGTCGTTAGCCGCCATCGTTCCCTCTTTAGATGAACTTATTGATCGCGAAAGGGCATTCCCATTTCTTTAAGTAAGGCACGACCCTCTTCGTCGTTTTTCGCTGTGGTAATGATAGAGATATCTAAACCACGGATTTGATCGATGCTGTCGTACTCGACTTCTGGAAAAATTAGCTGTTCTCGTACACCTAGAGTATAGTTACCCCGCCCATCAAAGCTTTTGGGGCTAACACCGCGAAAGTCGCGGATTCTAGGTAATGAAAGGCTGATCAGACGGTCGAGAAAGGCATACATCCGTTCGCCTCTGAGAGTCACCATGATGCCAACAGGCATACCTTGACGAATTTTGAAGCCTGCGATCGCCTTTTTTGCTCTTGTCACTACTGGTTTTTGACCAGTAATCAGGGCTATTTCGTTTAAAGATGCTTCTAATGCTTTAGCATTTTGAGCAGCTTCACCCAAACCCCGGTTAACAGTGATTTTCACCACTTTCGGTACTTGATGTACGTTAGTGTACTGAAACTGTTGGGTTAGTTTGGGGACAATTGTCTCTTGATATACAGTTTTGAGTCTAGTTGTCGCCATAGTTATTTGTCCTGATTATCCCTGGGCTTGGTCAGGGAATTTTAGATTTTGGATTTTAGATTTTGGATTGAATATATTTAAATCTACTAAATCTACTCAAATCTAAAATCTCAACCTGGTTACAGGCTTATTTATCTAAAATCTCACCTGTTTTTTTCAACATTCTCACTTTCTTCCCTTCAGCGGTGAAAGTGTAGCAGACACGACTAGCGACGTTTTGCTTGGTGGAATAGAGCATCACATTGGAACTATGAATAGGATACTCTTGGTTAACAATCCGACCAGACTCACCTTCTTGCTGAGGTTTAATGTGCTTAGTCTTAATGTTGACACCTTTAACAATAACTTTGCTGTCTTGGGGTAGTGCTTTAATCACTTCTCCCACTTTGCCTTTATCTTTACCAGCTATCACTTGTACAGTGTCGCCGGTTTTGACGTGCATTTTATGAAACACTTTAGGTTTTGGCTTTGCCATTACAGCACCTCCGGCGCGAGAGAAACTATTTTGGTAAAGTTTTTATCGCGTAATTCCCTTGCCACTGGTCCAAACACCCGTGTACCTCTGGGATTACCATCTTTGTTGATGATGACTGCGGCATTATCATCAAAACGAATGCTCATACCGCTGTCACGATTAATACTTTTCTTGGTGCGAACAATTACTGCCTCCACAACATCAGACTTTTTTACAGCCATGTTGGGGTTAGACTCTTTCACAACAGCGATAATTTTATCGCCTACGCCACCATAGCGACGATTACCTGCGCCTAATACGCGGATGCACATGAGTTTTTTGGCTCCGCTATTATCGGCAACATTGAGGTAGGTTTGGGGTTGAATCACAATTAGTCTCCCGGTTAAGAGTTGTTAATTTGATAACAACTATTTATGTTGTAGCTTTAGCGTTGAGGATTTCTGCGACTTGCCAACGCTTAGTTTTGCTCAGGGGTCTAGTTTCCTGAATGCGGACGCGATCGCCCACTTTACAGGTATTTTCTTCGTCGTGAGCTTTGTAGCGCCGGGTTTTCACTACGGTTTTACCGTACTTGGGGTGAGAAGAGCGGTTTTCTACAGCAACCACCACGGTTTTTTGCATTTTATCGCTCACTACCAAGCCAACTCTTTCTTTGAGTGCCATAATCTTCTACTTTTCTTCCTTAGTAGCTTGACTTCCAGCCCGTTTGCGTTCGCCTTCTACTGTTAACAGTTGAGCCAGACGATGGCGGGCGTGTCTAAACTGGTGGGGTTTTTCTAACTGTCTGGTAGCTTTTTGCAAGCGTAGTTGAAATAGTTGTTTTTTCACAGCGACTATTTCTTCAGCCAGTTTCTCGTCACTTAATTCTCTAGCTTCTGAAATTTTGGGAAGAGGCATAACCTATTCTTGCTCCTGTGGTTGAGAGCGCACAATAAACTTGGTTTTGATGGGTAACTTATAAGCCGCCAATCTCATAGCTTCACGAGCTATTTCTTCGGATACACCAGCGATTTCAAACAAAATCCGACCTGGTTTAACTACTGCTACCCAAAATTCGGGATTACCTTTACCAGAACCCATCCGGGTTTCTGCGGGACGCATGGTTACAGGTTTATCTGGGAAAATGCGAATCCAGATTTTACCACCCCGGCGAATGTAACGAGTCATTGCCCGACGGGAAGCTTCGATTTGCCGGGAAGTAATCCAGCATGGTTCTTGTGCCTGTAGGGCAAAATCCCCAAAGTTCAGGGTACTGCCACGGTGTGCTAGACCCTCCATGCGTCCGCGTTGTTGTTTGCGGAATTTCGTTCTTTTAGGACTTAACATGATCTGCTAATTGCTAATTGGTAATCGGTGATTGGTAATTGGTAATGGGTGATTGGTAATCGGTTATTGGCTTTTTCCTGTCACCTGTCACCTGTCACCTGTCACCTAAATTACGCTTCATTGGAGCGATCTTCAAATTGTTGGCGACGGCGTTTTTGGTCACGACGACGGGGTTCGCGCTCCCTTCCTGATGGTTGTGGTGCTTCTTCTTGTCCAGGGATAATCTCACCCTTGAATACCCAAACCTTAATCCCCAAAATTCCGTAAATTGTTTGGGCTGTGCAGTAGGAATAGTCAATGTCAGCACGCAGTGTATGTAAAGGTACTCTACCTTCACGAGTCCACTCTGTCCGGGCAATTTCCGCACCGTTAAGGCGACCACCCACTTGCACTTTAATTCCTTGTACTCCGGCTCTTTGGGCGCGTTGAATCGCTTGGCGCACTACCCGACGGAAGGAAACACGGCGTTCTAATTGTTGAGCGATGTATTCGGCAATTAAATAAGCATCAGCATCAACTTTTTGCACTTCCACAACGTTAATGCGAATTTGCCGTTGACCACCTAACAAGTCTTGCAGTCCGGTACGCAGTGATTCTATACCTTGTCCACCCCGACCTACTACTACCCCTGGTCTAGCTGTCCGTAGTTCTAGGTCGATTTGGTCAGCTTTGCGCTCAATGCGGATTTCGGAAATACCAGCGTTGTTTTGAGCGTTTCTTCCCAGTTTTTGTTCTATGTATTGACGGAGTTTGTGGTCTTCTTGCAGCAGTGCTGGATAACGGTCAGGAACTGCGAACCAACGGGATTGATGTTCTTGTGTAATACCCAGACGAAAACCGACTGGATGAATTTTCTGTCCCACAAATGCTTCCTCTAAAATTTCTTACTGTACGCAATTAGTTGTGGCTGTATGAGTGCTTATTTGGCTGCTTATTTAGCAGCGGTAGCACCTGCACCGACAGCAACAGTAATATGACAGGTCGGTTTGCGAATTTGGTAAGCTCTTCCTTGCGCTCTAGGTTGGAACCGTTTTAACACTGGTCCTTGGTCAGCATAAGCTTGAGTAATTACCAGTTCTGCCCGATCTAAACCTGCGTTGTGTTCAGCATTAGCGGCGGCACTTCTTAACACCTTTAATACTGGTTCACAGGCGCGGTAAGGCATGAATTCCAGGATGATCAGTGCTTCCCGATAGGACCGCCCCCGGATTTGATCCAGTACACGACGCACTTTATAGGGAGAGATGCGGATATAACGAGCGATCGCTTTAACTTCTGTAGTATCAGTTGCCATAATTTTCTCCATTTGTGCAACTAAAAATCAAAAATCAAAAACTAAAAAATTACAATTTATTGATTTTTAATTTTTAATTTTTAATTGACTATCTCCCCGATTTTTTGTCACTTTTACCATGACCTCTGTAGGTGCGGGTTGGGGCAAATTCTCCCAACTTATGTCCTACCATTTGTTCGTTCACAAATACGGGAACGTGCTGTTTACCGTTGTGTACAGCGATGGTATGACCCACCATGACGGGTATGATTGTTGAAGCTCTCGACCAAGTTTTGATGACTTGCTTTTCGTTTTTCTCGTTCAGCTTTTCGATTTTGCTGAGTAAGTGATCAGCAACGAAAGGACCTTTTTTTAAAGAACGACCCATAGTTCAATTTTGGATTTTTGATTTTTGATTTTGGATTGATAATTTCGGATTTTGGATGATTCAAGCTACTTGTCAAGACTGCTATTATTTTCATAATTTTGCAGATGCTCACAAGTTAACCGAATCTAAAATCCAAAATTTAAAATCTAAAATTCTAGGACTGACGACCGCCACGACCCCGTTTAGAGGACTTACGGCGACGACGGACAATTAATTTAGTGCTGGCTTTTTTGCGCTTGCGGGTCTTAGCACCTAAAGCTGGTTTACCCCAAGGTGTCACAGGTCCCGATCTACCGATGGGCGCTCTACCTTCACCACCACCATGTGGGTGATCTACAGGGTTCATAACGCTACCTCTAACCTTCGGACGGCGACCTTTCCAGCGATTCCGTCCGGCTTTACCAGCACTCAGGTTTCTCGCGTCGGTGTTGCCTACTTGTCCGATGGTGGCGTAACATTCTTTACGTATCATGCGAACTTCACCAGAAGGTAATTTCAATGTCACATAGTTACCTTCTTTAGCCACTACTTGGGCTGTTGCACCAGCAGCACGAACGATTTGACCGCCTTTACCTGCTGTCAGTTCTACGTTGTGAACGTTAGTACCCAAGGGAATGTTAGACAAAGGTAAGGCATTACCATCTTCAAAAGGTGCTTCTGGTCCAGCAATAATTTTCGCGCCTACTTTCAAGCCATTGGGATGTAATATATACCGCTTTTCGCCATCTTCGTACTGAACTAAGGCGATTCGCGCATTCCGGTTAGGATCGTATTCAATTGCTGTAACTGTAGCTGCTATATCCCGTTTATCTCTCTTAAAGTCGATAATCCGGTATAGTTTTTTGTGTCCGCCTCCCCGACGACGGCTGGTTATCCGCCCTTGATTATTCCGGCCTTTGGCACGGTGAACTGATTCAGTTAGTGATTTTTCTGGCTCAGTTTTGGTGATTTCCGCAAAGTCGGAGATTGTAACTTGGCGAGTACTGGGGGTATAAGGGCGATAAGAACGAGTACCCATAAACGATTTTGAATTTTGGATTTTCGATTTTGGAGTTAGAAGTTTTCGATTTTGATTTTGATTTCTAATTGCTTGTTGATGATGATTTGCTCACCCAATCTAAAATCTAAAATCTAAAATCTGAAATTCTAAACATCTGGGAAGAGAACTTGTCTGATTTTGTCTTCATCCCCAGCGGCGACGGTAACGATCGCTTTTTTGTACTGAGGCTTGAAGCCGATAAATTTACCTACACGGCGTTTTTTACGCGGTGGTAAAGTAGTGTTAACTTTTACAACCTTGACTGCAAATAAGTCTTCAATTGCCGCTTTAATCTGTGTCTTGGTGGATTTAGGAGTTACTTCAAATGTGTATTTGTTTTGCTCCATGAGGATGGTCGCTTTCTCGGTGAGAATAGGACGACGCACCAAGTCGGGTAGGTTGCGGGGGTCAAAGTTAGGCACTGTAGACCTCCTGAATTTTTGTTAAAGCTGAGGATGTAACTACAATTTTGTCGGCGTGCAGTAAATCAAATACATTTAACTGATCAGCTGCAATTACTTTTAAATTTTCTACATTGCGGGCTGATAAATTCACGTTTTCTGCGATATCAGACAAAATTAACAAGGTTTTTTGCTCTGGTGCTGCTCCCCAACGAGCTAATGCTGCTACCAATTCTTTGGTTTTGGGGCGTTGTAGTTCGTTGCTAAATTCTTCTACAACAATTAAGTCTTCTGCACGACTAACAAAGGCTGTCCGCAGTGCTAAACGTCTTTCTTTGCGGTTTAGCTTCAGGTTGAAATCTCTGGGTTTTGGTCCAAAGATCACACCACCACCACGCCATAATGG contains:
- the rplD gene encoding 50S ribosomal protein L4, whose product is MVESVVKNWQGEEVGQTSFELRVAKEETAAHIVHRALVRQMTNSRQGTASTKTRSEVRGGGRKPWRQKGTGRARAGSIRSPLWRGGGVIFGPKPRDFNLKLNRKERRLALRTAFVSRAEDLIVVEEFSNELQRPKTKELVAALARWGAAPEQKTLLILSDIAENVNLSARNVENLKVIAADQLNVFDLLHADKIVVTSSALTKIQEVYSA
- the rpsH gene encoding 30S ribosomal protein S8; this encodes MAANDTIADMLTRIRNANLARHQTTQVPATKMTRSIAKVLQQEGFISEVSEAGEGVKRNLVISLKYKGKNRQPLITALKRVSKPGLRVYSNRKDLPRVLGGIGIAIISTSSGIMTDREARRQNLGGEVLCYVW
- the rpsS gene encoding 30S ribosomal protein S19 produces the protein MGRSLKKGPFVADHLLSKIEKLNEKNEKQVIKTWSRASTIIPVMVGHTIAVHNGKQHVPVFVNEQMVGHKLGEFAPTRTYRGHGKSDKKSGR
- the rplN gene encoding 50S ribosomal protein L14 — translated: MIQPQTYLNVADNSGAKKLMCIRVLGAGNRRYGGVGDKIIAVVKESNPNMAVKKSDVVEAVIVRTKKSINRDSGMSIRFDDNAAVIINKDGNPRGTRVFGPVARELRDKNFTKIVSLAPEVL
- the rpmC gene encoding 50S ribosomal protein L29, which codes for MPLPKISEARELSDEKLAEEIVAVKKQLFQLRLQKATRQLEKPHQFRHARHRLAQLLTVEGERKRAGSQATKEEK
- the rpsC gene encoding 30S ribosomal protein S3 — protein: MGQKIHPVGFRLGITQEHQSRWFAVPDRYPALLQEDHKLRQYIEQKLGRNAQNNAGISEIRIERKADQIDLELRTARPGVVVGRGGQGIESLRTGLQDLLGGQRQIRINVVEVQKVDADAYLIAEYIAQQLERRVSFRRVVRQAIQRAQRAGVQGIKVQVGGRLNGAEIARTEWTREGRVPLHTLRADIDYSYCTAQTIYGILGIKVWVFKGEIIPGQEEAPQPSGREREPRRRDQKRRRQQFEDRSNEA
- the rplP gene encoding 50S ribosomal protein L16, whose product is MLSPKRTKFRKQQRGRMEGLAHRGSTLNFGDFALQAQEPCWITSRQIEASRRAMTRYIRRGGKIWIRIFPDKPVTMRPAETRMGSGKGNPEFWVAVVKPGRILFEIAGVSEEIAREAMRLAAYKLPIKTKFIVRSQPQEQE
- the rplF gene encoding 50S ribosomal protein L6; the encoded protein is MSRIGKRPITVPAKVQVAIDGTKVVVKGPKGELSRDLPANVIVSQEGETLLVTRRDETRTSRQMHGLSRTLVANMVEGVSQGFQRRLEIQGVGYRAQVQGRNLVLNIGYSHQVQIEPPDGVQFAVENNTNVIVSGYDKEVVGNTAAKIRAVRPPEPYKGKGIRYAGEVVRRKAGKTGGKGKK
- the rplE gene encoding 50S ribosomal protein L5 yields the protein MATTRLKTVYQETIVPKLTQQFQYTNVHQVPKVVKITVNRGLGEAAQNAKALEASLNEIALITGQKPVVTRAKKAIAGFKIRQGMPVGIMVTLRGERMYAFLDRLISLSLPRIRDFRGVSPKSFDGRGNYTLGVREQLIFPEVEYDSIDQIRGLDISIITTAKNDEEGRALLKEMGMPFRDQ
- the rplB gene encoding 50S ribosomal protein L2, with the translated sequence MGTRSYRPYTPSTRQVTISDFAEITKTEPEKSLTESVHRAKGRNNQGRITSRRRGGGHKKLYRIIDFKRDKRDIAATVTAIEYDPNRNARIALVQYEDGEKRYILHPNGLKVGAKIIAGPEAPFEDGNALPLSNIPLGTNVHNVELTAGKGGQIVRAAGATAQVVAKEGNYVTLKLPSGEVRMIRKECYATIGQVGNTDARNLSAGKAGRNRWKGRRPKVRGSVMNPVDHPHGGGEGRAPIGRSGPVTPWGKPALGAKTRKRKKASTKLIVRRRRKSSKRGRGGRQS
- the rplV gene encoding 50S ribosomal protein L22, encoding MATDTTEVKAIARYIRISPYKVRRVLDQIRGRSYREALIILEFMPYRACEPVLKVLRSAAANAEHNAGLDRAELVITQAYADQGPVLKRFQPRAQGRAYQIRKPTCHITVAVGAGATAAK
- the rpsQ gene encoding 30S ribosomal protein S17 yields the protein MALKERVGLVVSDKMQKTVVVAVENRSSHPKYGKTVVKTRRYKAHDEENTCKVGDRVRIQETRPLSKTKRWQVAEILNAKATT
- the rplX gene encoding 50S ribosomal protein L24 — encoded protein: MAKPKPKVFHKMHVKTGDTVQVIAGKDKGKVGEVIKALPQDSKVIVKGVNIKTKHIKPQQEGESGRIVNQEYPIHSSNVMLYSTKQNVASRVCYTFTAEGKKVRMLKKTGEILDK
- a CDS encoding 50S ribosomal protein L23 — its product is MPNFDPRNLPDLVRRPILTEKATILMEQNKYTFEVTPKSTKTQIKAAIEDLFAVKVVKVNTTLPPRKKRRVGKFIGFKPQYKKAIVTVAAGDEDKIRQVLFPDV